The Candidatus Fusobacterium pullicola genome window below encodes:
- the tnpA gene encoding IS200/IS605 family transposase yields MILDSNSHSVFSLYYHLVLVVKYRRNVFDDTISDFAKEMFVRIGSSYHITLVQWNHDKDHVHIMF; encoded by the coding sequence ATGATATTAGATAGTAATTCTCATTCAGTGTTTTCGCTGTATTATCACTTGGTTCTTGTTGTAAAATATAGAAGAAATGTATTCGATGATACAATATCTGATTTTGCTAAAGAGATGTTTGTAAGAATTGGAAGCTCATATCACATTACCTTAGTACAATGGAATCACGATAAAGACCATGTGCATATAATGTTCAA